From a region of the Candidatus Neomarinimicrobiota bacterium genome:
- a CDS encoding acyl-CoA dehydratase activase produces MTDCFLGIDLGSSFTKLCVVNGEGDVLFRTVFPTLSRDKESLQQNLDHVHHIFPIQSSCATGYGRMSFEKARSKKTELVCSAVGASKDFPYRKTVIDIGGEDIKVIVCEDAGKVEHFYMSDKCAAGTGAFLMEVAEKAELEIGEMSRLASSSSSKRELNSFCTVFAKTEILQWKFADVPVEDIARGIYLSLVSRIMKLSYDPGFPVILCGGVIGFHPYVGELLKERLPVEVVIPEEPQYVSAYGASLIARRETEKLVAT; encoded by the coding sequence GTGACTGATTGTTTCCTGGGCATCGATCTCGGCTCCTCTTTCACTAAGCTCTGCGTGGTGAACGGGGAAGGTGACGTCCTTTTCAGAACTGTGTTTCCCACCCTGAGTAGAGACAAAGAATCCCTACAGCAGAACCTCGATCATGTGCACCACATTTTCCCCATTCAATCATCGTGCGCCACGGGATACGGACGAATGTCCTTTGAGAAAGCCCGAAGCAAGAAGACCGAGCTTGTCTGTTCTGCGGTTGGTGCTTCGAAGGATTTTCCTTACCGAAAGACGGTCATCGATATTGGAGGGGAGGATATTAAGGTGATCGTTTGTGAAGATGCAGGAAAGGTGGAGCATTTCTATATGAGTGACAAGTGTGCTGCAGGAACGGGGGCTTTTCTCATGGAGGTGGCGGAAAAGGCGGAATTGGAGATTGGGGAAATGTCCCGGCTGGCCAGTTCTTCTTCGTCGAAGCGGGAATTGAACAGTTTCTGCACGGTATTCGCCAAGACTGAAATCCTCCAATGGAAATTCGCCGATGTGCCAGTTGAAGATATTGCAAGGGGGATCTATCTGTCTCTGGTAAGCCGTATCATGAAGTTAAGTTACGATCCCGGTTTCCCTGTTATTCTATGCGGAGGGGTTATTGGCTTTCATCCCTACGTAGGGGAATTGTTGAAGGAGAGGTTACCAGTGGAGGTGGTCATTCCGGAAGAGCCCCAGTACGTGAGTGCCTACGGGGCCTCTCTCATTGCCAGAAGAGAGACTGAAAAACTCGTGGCAACCTGA
- the had gene encoding 6-hydroxycyclohex-1-ene-1-carbonyl-CoA dehydrogenase encodes MWSSWQMSATNQPFELVQEPLQSLDEGDVLLEVAGCGVCHTDIGFWHDGIRTRKPLPLVLGHEVSGIVAEGPPDWKDKKVIVPAVLPCGECYLCHRGRANICRSQKMPGNDFDGGFASHMKVPHRFLCEIPESLLSPYSLAELSVIADAVSTPYQAVKRSGLEKGDLAVIIGVGGIGIYGAQLALVTGAKVVAIDVDANRLKGASDVGVHGVLDVRGKSPREVKATVREMCRDIGGPGECWKIFEMSGTKEGQELAYALIGYASTLSVVGFTMHKLELRLSNLMAFDARAIGTWGCRPDLYPEILDLVAAGKVQLSPFTETYPMSQINEVFSQMMEKRLNKRAVMIPDF; translated from the coding sequence ATGTGGTCTAGTTGGCAGATGTCCGCAACAAATCAACCTTTTGAGCTGGTGCAAGAGCCTCTGCAGTCCTTGGATGAAGGAGACGTTCTACTGGAAGTGGCAGGATGCGGTGTATGCCATACCGATATAGGATTCTGGCACGATGGGATTAGAACCAGAAAGCCTCTTCCTTTGGTCCTGGGGCATGAAGTCAGCGGAATTGTGGCGGAGGGTCCCCCGGATTGGAAGGACAAGAAAGTCATAGTCCCCGCCGTACTGCCTTGCGGTGAGTGCTACCTCTGCCACCGTGGCAGGGCCAACATCTGTCGAAGTCAGAAAATGCCAGGGAACGATTTTGACGGAGGATTCGCGAGCCATATGAAAGTCCCTCACCGGTTTCTCTGCGAGATCCCTGAGTCTCTGCTCAGTCCTTATTCTCTGGCAGAACTCTCGGTGATTGCCGATGCCGTTTCCACGCCGTACCAGGCAGTAAAAAGAAGCGGACTCGAAAAAGGTGATCTTGCTGTTATTATTGGAGTAGGCGGAATCGGCATCTACGGGGCACAGCTGGCGCTCGTTACAGGCGCAAAAGTGGTGGCAATTGATGTCGATGCGAACCGTCTGAAGGGAGCCAGCGATGTGGGCGTTCATGGAGTCCTGGATGTCAGGGGAAAGTCACCCCGAGAGGTGAAAGCCACGGTCAGGGAGATGTGTCGTGACATAGGTGGCCCCGGTGAGTGCTGGAAAATCTTCGAAATGTCCGGGACGAAGGAGGGTCAGGAACTGGCTTACGCTCTTATAGGATATGCTTCCACACTTTCGGTGGTGGGGTTCACCATGCACAAGCTCGAATTGAGGCTCAGCAATCTCATGGCATTCGACGCACGGGCCATTGGTACTTGGGGATGCCGTCCGGACCTCTATCCAGAAATTCTGGATCTTGTTGCTGCGGGGAAAGTACAGCTGAGTCCATTCACAGAGACATATCCCATGTCTCAGATAAATGAAGTTTTCTCGCAAATGATGGAGAAGCGTCTGAACAAACGGGCAGTCATGATCCCAGATTTCTAA
- a CDS encoding ketopantoate reductase C-terminal domain-containing protein produces the protein MDSLRVSVVGAGPVGSIIAAHLIEAGAEVVMCDISPKRIDALRRDGIILTNTIEKTVPVRESVNSIRDLAAYDLDLVVYALKCPFLLPALEETQGIDNGKFYLMSAQNGIGTELDIASTFSRERTLRMVINFAGNLTRTSSGEDAVNVTFFNPPNYVSALSEEGEEMEERFVQRLNSVGLTTESSDNLQIHVWQKAILNATLSPLCAITGQTMEDVMSFGPAVRLAEGVIRESIKVAEADGLDLGSSFLESAMGYLKKGGKHKPTMLVDIENRLPTEIDYLNGKIEKYGRKHDIPVPLNSTLGTIVKLLESKYSD, from the coding sequence ATGGACTCATTAAGAGTGTCAGTAGTGGGAGCCGGTCCCGTGGGGTCGATTATTGCAGCTCATCTCATTGAGGCGGGTGCTGAGGTCGTTATGTGTGACATCAGTCCGAAACGAATTGATGCTTTAAGACGAGATGGGATTATTCTGACAAATACCATTGAAAAGACTGTACCGGTTCGGGAATCTGTCAATTCCATCCGCGATTTGGCCGCGTACGATCTTGACCTGGTGGTCTATGCTTTGAAATGTCCTTTCCTGCTGCCGGCACTTGAAGAGACGCAGGGAATCGATAACGGCAAATTCTATCTTATGAGTGCTCAGAATGGCATTGGAACGGAACTTGATATCGCTTCCACGTTTTCCAGGGAAAGGACGTTACGAATGGTCATCAATTTCGCCGGCAATTTGACCCGGACGTCCTCCGGTGAGGACGCTGTCAACGTGACGTTCTTCAATCCCCCCAACTATGTCTCCGCTCTATCTGAAGAAGGAGAGGAAATGGAGGAGAGATTTGTGCAACGTCTGAACTCTGTTGGCCTTACAACGGAGAGTTCCGATAACCTGCAGATCCACGTCTGGCAGAAAGCCATTCTGAATGCTACCCTGTCTCCTCTCTGTGCCATCACCGGACAGACCATGGAGGACGTCATGTCTTTCGGTCCCGCCGTCCGACTCGCGGAGGGTGTTATCCGGGAATCCATAAAAGTGGCGGAGGCGGATGGACTGGATCTTGGCAGTTCATTTCTTGAATCGGCCATGGGCTATCTCAAAAAGGGTGGAAAACACAAACCCACCATGCTGGTGGATATCGAGAATCGGTTGCCCACTGAGATCGATTACCTCAACGGAAAGATTGAAAAATACGGCCGAAAGCACGACATTCCCGTTCCTCTCAATTCGACCCTGGGGACTATAGTAAAGCTGCTGGAGTCAAAATACAGTGACTGA
- a CDS encoding AMP-binding protein, producing the protein MSSPQKLPEFSPNIATMLKENASQFKSRAIYQENRGKGYMPMMWGDFYGSIDSISRNLSRLGFNIGDRMAIFSRNRLEMLQMELAVMASGGVAVPIFAGYPKDTASRLVEFCDADFLAVSDQGQLDRIEEELNLKAIFHFDPVEGKHIANLIPFSELLVPRDDKGGGLAFHLDPDTVTLMMFTSGTMGTPKCVMLTHGNILSQQAAMKVLWSISEEDRFLSYLPWHHSFGGIFEMFAAITNGALFSLEHGFGKDTGLLVENWREVKPTVFFSVPKIYQELTSRAMEDSEVEELIFRTGLRFIFTAAAPLPQTISDMFESRGIPVIEGWGLTETSPCSTVTDPSRKRKPGLVGTAIPGVRIKLSPENEIMVAGPNVMKGYYKNEEATKKVLTEDGWFYTGDVGDFTPDGLRLISRKDRIFKLSNAEKVFPAEIENRIAGTCCYLSHVYVAGSGENYPVVLLFPNSALFDKMPDPNDLSEECRRPTSMDQLASCLSLCLNGLNRAMDVPYERPGAVMLLDRELSLERDELTPSMKLAPNVIGETFKAEIESLYGGEEKIRDDVYVVRLER; encoded by the coding sequence TTGTCCTCACCCCAGAAACTTCCGGAGTTTTCTCCCAATATTGCCACCATGCTGAAGGAAAATGCTTCGCAATTCAAGAGCAGGGCCATCTACCAGGAGAATAGAGGGAAAGGTTATATGCCCATGATGTGGGGGGATTTCTACGGTTCAATCGATAGTATTTCCCGGAATCTCTCACGCCTTGGGTTCAACATTGGCGACAGGATGGCGATTTTCTCGCGAAACCGTCTCGAGATGCTCCAGATGGAGCTTGCCGTCATGGCATCGGGAGGTGTCGCTGTTCCCATCTTTGCGGGATACCCGAAAGACACTGCCAGTCGGCTCGTCGAGTTCTGTGACGCCGATTTTCTGGCTGTGTCCGATCAGGGTCAACTGGATCGCATCGAAGAGGAATTGAATCTGAAAGCGATCTTCCATTTTGACCCTGTTGAAGGAAAGCATATTGCGAATCTCATCCCCTTCTCGGAATTACTCGTTCCCCGGGATGACAAAGGTGGCGGTCTCGCGTTCCATCTTGACCCGGACACGGTTACCCTGATGATGTTCACATCAGGCACCATGGGGACTCCCAAATGCGTCATGCTCACCCACGGCAATATTCTTTCGCAGCAGGCCGCCATGAAGGTTTTGTGGAGTATTTCAGAGGAAGACCGTTTCCTTTCATACCTTCCGTGGCATCACAGTTTTGGTGGCATCTTTGAAATGTTTGCTGCCATCACGAACGGTGCTCTCTTTTCCCTGGAACACGGCTTCGGAAAGGACACCGGATTGCTGGTGGAGAACTGGCGGGAGGTTAAGCCCACCGTCTTTTTCAGTGTGCCGAAAATATATCAGGAACTTACCTCACGCGCCATGGAGGATTCCGAGGTTGAGGAACTGATTTTCAGGACGGGTCTCAGGTTCATCTTCACGGCAGCTGCTCCCCTGCCCCAAACCATTTCGGATATGTTTGAATCCCGTGGGATTCCTGTCATTGAAGGATGGGGTTTGACAGAAACGTCTCCCTGTTCTACAGTGACCGATCCATCCAGGAAAAGAAAACCTGGCCTGGTTGGGACCGCCATCCCAGGCGTTCGGATAAAGCTTTCACCCGAAAATGAAATCATGGTCGCCGGTCCCAACGTAATGAAAGGATATTACAAAAATGAAGAGGCGACGAAGAAGGTCCTCACCGAAGATGGGTGGTTCTACACGGGTGACGTGGGAGACTTCACGCCTGATGGGCTGCGCCTCATTTCCAGGAAAGATCGAATTTTCAAACTGAGCAATGCGGAAAAAGTGTTTCCCGCGGAAATTGAGAACCGTATAGCCGGAACCTGCTGCTATCTGTCGCATGTGTATGTTGCGGGAAGTGGGGAGAACTATCCTGTGGTACTCCTTTTTCCAAACAGCGCTTTGTTTGACAAAATGCCCGACCCGAACGATCTGAGTGAGGAATGCCGGCGACCCACGAGTATGGATCAACTGGCATCCTGCCTGTCTCTTTGCCTTAATGGATTGAACAGAGCCATGGACGTTCCGTATGAACGTCCCGGTGCTGTCATGCTCCTGGACCGGGAACTCTCACTTGAACGGGACGAACTTACCCCTTCGATGAAACTGGCACCCAATGTGATCGGGGAGACATTCAAAGCAGAAATCGAAAGTCTGTACGGTGGGGAAGAGAAAATAAGGGATGATGTTTACGTAGTGAGGCTTGAAAGATGA
- the oah gene encoding 6-oxocyclohex-1-ene-1-carbonyl-CoA hydratase, producing the protein MLRNHDLVDVSKAPFGDFKGIKYERKSCRDKNGDPVEGLYNAWIYLNNPEQHNAYTTEMVKEIILAFRKASNDRGVVAVIFTAVGEKAFCTGGNTKEYAEYYAGHPQEYKQYMRLFNDMVTSILHCDKPVINRVNGMRIAGGQEIGMACDFSVASDLAVFGQAGPKHGSAPDGGSTDFLHLYVGIEKAIKSCTLCDMWTAHEALRLGLISEAVPVLKVNGEWTPNPLVITDTWLNEKGEIVYGRRKEGKALNEGKAILKSGSIDFTLLDQTVETYATKLMLTMPECLSKTLNSLRKKKLEHWNLNQQSNRDWLALNMMTEAKAGFKAFNEGPKGNREVDFIKLRQLLAENHSWDDELIRAISPQYRK; encoded by the coding sequence GTGTTGAGGAATCATGATCTGGTAGATGTTTCAAAAGCTCCCTTTGGAGATTTCAAAGGGATCAAATACGAGAGAAAGTCCTGCAGGGATAAAAACGGAGATCCTGTTGAGGGTCTTTACAATGCCTGGATATACCTGAACAATCCCGAACAGCACAACGCATACACCACGGAGATGGTGAAAGAAATTATTCTCGCTTTCCGGAAGGCGTCCAACGATAGGGGTGTTGTGGCGGTCATCTTCACGGCGGTGGGTGAGAAGGCTTTTTGTACGGGAGGAAACACCAAGGAATATGCCGAATACTATGCCGGCCATCCCCAGGAATACAAACAGTACATGCGTCTATTTAACGACATGGTGACGTCGATTCTTCATTGTGACAAGCCGGTCATCAATCGTGTAAATGGTATGCGAATCGCCGGGGGACAGGAAATAGGGATGGCGTGCGATTTTTCGGTTGCCAGTGATCTTGCAGTTTTCGGTCAAGCCGGCCCCAAGCACGGCAGCGCGCCCGATGGCGGAAGCACCGATTTTCTCCATCTTTATGTTGGAATTGAGAAGGCCATAAAGAGCTGTACCCTGTGTGACATGTGGACGGCCCATGAGGCTCTAAGACTGGGGCTCATATCGGAAGCCGTTCCCGTGCTGAAAGTGAACGGGGAGTGGACCCCCAATCCTCTCGTCATCACGGACACGTGGCTGAACGAAAAAGGGGAGATTGTCTACGGAAGAAGAAAGGAAGGTAAAGCGCTGAATGAAGGGAAAGCGATCTTGAAGTCGGGAAGCATAGATTTCACCCTGCTCGATCAAACGGTGGAAACGTACGCCACTAAACTGATGCTCACCATGCCCGAATGCTTGAGCAAGACTCTCAACAGTCTCCGGAAGAAGAAGCTTGAGCACTGGAACCTGAATCAACAAAGCAACCGGGACTGGCTGGCCCTCAACATGATGACCGAAGCGAAAGCTGGATTCAAGGCGTTCAACGAAGGTCCGAAAGGGAATCGGGAGGTGGACTTCATAAAGCTGAGGCAACTGCTTGCCGAAAATCACTCCTGGGACGATGAGCTCATTCGAGCGATTTCACCCCAGTATCGGAAATGA
- a CDS encoding BadF/BadG/BcrA/BcrD ATPase family protein: protein MKYYLGIDLGSTTSKAVMVDGEGDIIGRGITNTRANYKIAADIARLGAEYDARFYLLRQGLLKKNRNSAELQELLDRIETAFRYLRFSRRFDLLVRNMLNLAQEKSDETDGSDIPAKLSRIFSDIKRDIRDEFLSDRISTAYQFFRDVFSHHYLNKIESLDPRVFDSLLALYDTSIIPVENEMLQFDFSEMVMNSVKFLDQQQNGLLDSLEADLEVFSLVDLTPENYVGTGYGRQLLPFDEKHIKSEILCHALGAHAIFPGTRTVLDIGGQDTKAIQVDEHGLVTSFQMNDRCAAGCGRYLGYIADELNMSVSELGPRALLSDYETNICSTCTVFAGAELREYLNIGEKQENILAGLHQAIVQRAFSLLARSGGVSNEFTFTGGVARNQAVVNYVSRMMKDNYGSLTINIHTDSIFMGAFGAALLGMR, encoded by the coding sequence TTGAAGTACTATCTGGGCATCGATCTCGGCTCCACCACTTCCAAGGCAGTTATGGTGGATGGAGAGGGCGATATCATCGGCCGGGGGATTACCAATACCCGGGCAAACTATAAAATTGCAGCAGACATTGCAAGGCTGGGAGCCGAATACGATGCCCGGTTTTACCTGCTGCGCCAGGGCCTGTTGAAAAAGAACCGCAACTCAGCGGAACTTCAGGAATTGCTGGACAGGATTGAGACTGCTTTCCGGTACCTGAGGTTCAGCCGCCGGTTCGACCTTTTGGTCAGGAATATGTTGAACCTGGCGCAAGAAAAGAGTGACGAAACAGACGGCAGTGACATCCCGGCTAAGCTGTCCCGGATCTTTTCAGACATAAAAAGAGACATCAGGGACGAATTTCTCTCAGACCGCATCAGCACCGCTTACCAGTTCTTCCGGGATGTGTTCAGTCATCATTATCTTAACAAAATTGAGTCACTGGATCCCCGAGTATTCGATTCACTGCTGGCCCTGTATGATACTTCAATAATTCCCGTTGAGAATGAAATGCTTCAGTTCGATTTCTCCGAAATGGTAATGAATTCCGTGAAGTTCCTTGACCAGCAACAGAACGGTCTACTGGACAGTCTCGAAGCAGATCTGGAGGTATTCTCCCTAGTGGATCTCACCCCGGAGAACTACGTGGGCACAGGCTACGGCAGGCAGCTTCTCCCCTTTGATGAGAAGCATATTAAGTCAGAGATCCTCTGCCACGCTCTTGGCGCACATGCCATTTTTCCGGGGACAAGAACGGTTCTCGATATTGGAGGTCAGGACACCAAGGCGATTCAGGTGGATGAACACGGCCTGGTTACCAGTTTTCAGATGAATGACCGGTGCGCGGCGGGATGTGGCCGCTATCTCGGGTATATTGCTGATGAACTCAACATGAGCGTGAGCGAACTGGGGCCACGGGCCCTTCTGTCAGACTATGAGACCAATATTTGCAGCACCTGCACTGTTTTCGCGGGGGCAGAGTTGAGGGAATATCTCAATATCGGGGAGAAACAGGAGAATATCCTGGCGGGGCTTCATCAGGCAATCGTCCAACGGGCTTTTTCCCTTCTGGCCCGATCGGGAGGTGTGAGTAATGAATTCACTTTCACCGGAGGCGTTGCCAGGAATCAGGCGGTGGTCAATTATGTATCGAGAATGATGAAAGACAACTACGGAAGCCTTACCATCAACATCCATACGGATTCCATTTTCATGGGAGCGTTCGGAGCAGCGCTGCTTGGGATGCGTTGA
- a CDS encoding BadF/BadG/BcrA/BcrD ATPase family protein encodes MIHTLGIDVGSSYVKTVLMDYSDSPTILEKSNDKIHKRNPRTVIETATRAILNRHDLTYRDLDYVSSTGEGELVKQKTGHFYGMTTHAKGGHFCFPRVKTVVDLGALFCRAIKVGDDARVLSYTMTGQCASGSGQFLENITRYLGLNLSEVGSLSLQSKDPERPSGVCAVLAETDVINMVARGVKIEDIIKGIHLTIAVRAVKLLSKLKAESPVVLTGGMAQDEGLVAAIREVADSRNMDLEIVSHRDSPLAGAIGAALWGGFRHLRLRQEEPSIKGQVTRIKYQGSSNQ; translated from the coding sequence ATGATCCATACACTCGGAATCGATGTAGGAAGCAGCTATGTGAAGACGGTCCTTATGGACTATAGCGACAGTCCAACAATTCTGGAAAAGTCCAATGACAAAATACATAAGCGAAACCCCCGGACGGTCATTGAAACCGCTACGCGGGCGATTCTGAATCGCCACGACCTGACATACCGCGACCTGGACTATGTCTCATCCACGGGAGAAGGCGAGCTTGTGAAGCAGAAAACAGGTCATTTCTACGGTATGACAACACATGCAAAGGGGGGCCATTTCTGCTTCCCCCGGGTGAAAACGGTGGTTGATCTGGGCGCCCTGTTCTGCAGAGCCATCAAAGTCGGTGACGATGCCCGCGTGTTGAGCTACACCATGACGGGCCAGTGTGCTTCCGGTTCGGGCCAGTTTCTGGAGAATATCACCCGGTATCTGGGACTAAACTTGAGTGAGGTGGGATCCCTGTCTCTCCAGTCGAAGGACCCTGAACGACCCAGTGGCGTCTGTGCCGTTCTGGCGGAAACGGACGTTATCAATATGGTGGCAAGGGGGGTGAAGATTGAAGATATCATAAAAGGTATTCACCTGACTATAGCGGTTCGCGCGGTGAAATTGCTGTCAAAATTGAAGGCGGAGTCGCCTGTGGTCTTGACGGGAGGAATGGCCCAGGATGAGGGTTTGGTGGCCGCCATCAGGGAAGTGGCAGACTCCAGGAATATGGATCTGGAAATCGTGTCTCACAGAGATTCTCCGTTAGCCGGTGCCATAGGCGCCGCTCTGTGGGGAGGATTCCGGCACCTGAGACTCAGGCAGGAAGAACCAAGTATCAAGGGTCAAGTAACAAGGATCAAGTATCAAGGATCAAGTAACCAGTGA
- a CDS encoding 2-hydroxyacyl-CoA dehydratase family protein produces MNPLKSAQLLKQVMFDYYKSMSSPVAWCTSAGPAELLRSFGFSVYFPENHGALLGATRRANDCIPLAVNAGYSGEICSYLTSDIGAYLKRETPLTRAYGLKEVPKPDLIVFNTNQCREVEDWFTFFAGEFDSPIHGIHPPRHLDRIREPEIELVVRQLGDLISTCERVSGTQFDEDRFGEVVSLSKEGTRLWQEVLQTARTHPSPLTFFDGTIHMGPIVLLRGTQECVDYYQVLLSELKERMEKGVGAVEKEQCRIFWDGMPVWGRLRALADLFHDNRAAVIASTYCNSWIFDSFDEKDPMESLALAYTQIFINRSEQAKLSMLKQWISDFDIDGVIFHNAKTCFNNSNTRFGLPKRLEEETGIPGLIVEGDLNDLRFFSDAQNRTKIETFVEQITGQEY; encoded by the coding sequence ATGAATCCACTTAAATCAGCGCAGTTGTTGAAACAGGTAATGTTTGACTACTACAAGTCCATGAGTTCTCCTGTGGCCTGGTGTACGAGCGCCGGGCCTGCCGAACTTCTCCGGAGTTTCGGGTTTTCCGTCTACTTCCCCGAAAACCACGGTGCCCTCCTGGGAGCCACAAGGAGAGCCAACGACTGCATCCCGCTGGCGGTGAATGCCGGTTACTCGGGTGAGATTTGCTCTTACCTCACAAGCGATATCGGGGCATACCTGAAACGAGAGACACCCCTTACCAGGGCCTATGGATTGAAAGAAGTACCAAAGCCCGATCTCATCGTCTTCAACACCAACCAGTGCCGTGAAGTGGAAGACTGGTTCACCTTTTTCGCCGGAGAGTTTGACTCACCCATTCACGGTATACACCCTCCTCGACACCTTGACCGGATTAGAGAGCCGGAAATTGAGTTGGTGGTGAGGCAACTGGGAGATTTGATTTCTACGTGTGAGAGAGTCTCTGGGACTCAGTTTGACGAGGATCGCTTCGGGGAAGTAGTGAGTCTCAGTAAGGAGGGGACACGGCTCTGGCAGGAGGTGCTTCAAACTGCCAGGACGCATCCTTCTCCCCTTACGTTTTTCGACGGAACCATCCACATGGGTCCCATAGTGCTTTTGAGGGGCACTCAAGAGTGCGTCGATTACTACCAGGTACTCCTTTCAGAATTGAAGGAGCGAATGGAGAAAGGCGTAGGTGCCGTGGAAAAGGAACAGTGCCGAATATTCTGGGACGGAATGCCCGTCTGGGGGCGCTTGAGGGCTCTTGCCGACTTGTTTCACGATAACCGCGCTGCCGTTATTGCGTCCACTTACTGCAATAGCTGGATTTTTGACTCCTTTGACGAGAAGGATCCCATGGAATCTCTGGCCTTAGCCTACACGCAAATCTTCATAAACCGTAGCGAACAGGCAAAGCTGTCCATGCTGAAGCAATGGATCAGCGATTTTGATATTGACGGTGTCATTTTTCACAATGCAAAAACATGCTTCAATAATTCCAACACCCGTTTTGGCTTACCAAAGCGACTGGAAGAAGAAACAGGTATACCCGGTCTCATTGTGGAAGGGGATCTGAACGACCTCAGGTTTTTCTCCGATGCGCAAAACAGGACCAAAATTGAGACCTTTGTGGAGCAGATAACGGGGCAGGAGTACTAA
- a CDS encoding enoyl-CoA hydratase-related protein, translating to MSKIEMERLLGEQVVKITLNAPEGNILDGDMMKELLHVLEDLKSRRSVKLVMFQGAGDHFSFGASVEEHQGEMVVNMLRLFHRVFYELIDLSIPSAALVSGQCLGGGMELAASCHFVYADETAEFGQPEIKLGVYPPLASLILPLKIGSARADSLLLTGQSISAREAKVTGLVNEVFEARDTMEEWVTAWIQREIVPKSASSLKLGVMAARRVFNETVRLELPKLEKMYVEKLMATHDANEGISAFLQKRPPEWEDS from the coding sequence ATGAGCAAAATTGAGATGGAACGCTTATTGGGGGAGCAAGTCGTCAAGATTACTTTGAATGCTCCTGAGGGCAATATTCTTGACGGCGACATGATGAAGGAGTTGTTGCACGTCCTTGAAGACCTGAAAAGCAGAAGATCTGTGAAACTTGTTATGTTTCAGGGCGCGGGAGATCACTTTTCTTTTGGTGCCAGTGTGGAAGAGCATCAAGGGGAAATGGTAGTCAATATGCTGAGACTGTTTCACCGCGTTTTTTATGAGCTCATTGATCTATCGATTCCTTCCGCGGCCTTGGTATCTGGTCAATGCCTTGGGGGAGGCATGGAGCTGGCAGCGAGCTGCCATTTTGTCTATGCTGACGAGACGGCGGAGTTTGGCCAGCCAGAAATCAAATTGGGTGTATATCCACCGTTGGCTTCCCTCATTCTTCCCCTCAAGATTGGCAGTGCCCGAGCCGATTCATTGTTGCTTACCGGCCAGTCCATTTCTGCCCGGGAGGCAAAGGTCACTGGATTGGTGAATGAGGTATTCGAAGCACGGGATACCATGGAAGAATGGGTCACCGCGTGGATCCAACGGGAGATTGTACCAAAGAGCGCATCGTCACTCAAATTGGGTGTGATGGCAGCTCGCCGGGTTTTCAATGAGACTGTGAGGCTCGAGCTTCCGAAACTTGAGAAAATGTACGTGGAAAAACTTATGGCTACTCACGATGCCAATGAGGGGATTTCGGCGTTTCTCCAGAAGCGGCCGCCGGAATGGGAAGATTCATGA